In Thiofilum sp., the genomic window AGCGTTGATTGTGATGAATAAAGCAGATTTGGCTGATGAATACGCTAGTGCAGACGATTTAAAATGCTTAGCAGAATATGAGCACATTGGTTATTCCATACTCTACACTCAAGCTAAAGAAGGCAGTGGCATAGCAGCATTACGCGCAGCGATTGGGGCTAAAACCGCGATTGTGGTCGGACAATCAGGTGTAGGTAAATCATCGCTGGCAGCGCAACTATTGCCTGAACAAGAGATACGTGTGGGTGAAATAGCCGATACAGGCGAGGGTAGACATACTACGACTAATGCTATGCTCTATGCTTTACCTGAGCATGGTTTTTTAATTGATTCCCCCGGAGTGCGGGATTTTTCTTTAAGTGCGGTCACCCGTGAACAGTTACAGCAAGGTTATAGCGAGTTTCGCCCTTATCAATTTCAATGTCGCTTTAATAACTGTACCCATGCTCACGAAC contains:
- the rsgA gene encoding ribosome small subunit-dependent GTPase A, translated to MNDLVTARVITRFGADVLITHANQTIRCTPKRKLEHIACGDYVTWEENAQGNATITTILPRTNVLTRPDFRGKPKNIATNIDLVIIVVSWRPSPSWEMLDRYLVATELLPAQALIVMNKADLADEYASADDLKCLAEYEHIGYSILYTQAKEGSGIAALRAAIGAKTAIVVGQSGVGKSSLAAQLLPEQEIRVGEIADTGEGRHTTTNAMLYALPEHGFLIDSPGVRDFSLSAVTREQLQQGYSEFRPYQFQCRFNNCTHAHEPHCAIKQAVAAQQLPPHRYERYLNLLASL